From the genome of Brevibacterium sp. JSBI002, one region includes:
- a CDS encoding YbhB/YbcL family Raf kinase inhibitor-like protein — translation MSANSPFFNLPELPTFTLTSTDIEDGGVLTGPQLSGAMGVPGGEDVSPQLSWSGFPAETKAFAVTCYDPDAPTGSGFWHWVVTDLDASVTSLEANAGDPAADLLPSGAVTLRNDAGEPRFVGAAPPEGHGPHRYFFIVTALAEPLGIDESATPAFAGFNMFFKGIGRAWLECTFEAK, via the coding sequence ATGAGCGCCAACTCACCGTTCTTCAACCTTCCCGAACTTCCCACCTTCACGCTGACGAGCACCGACATCGAAGACGGTGGGGTGCTCACCGGCCCCCAGCTCTCCGGGGCCATGGGCGTGCCCGGCGGTGAGGACGTCTCTCCGCAGCTGTCCTGGTCCGGGTTCCCCGCAGAGACCAAGGCCTTCGCCGTGACCTGCTACGACCCCGACGCTCCCACCGGTTCGGGCTTCTGGCACTGGGTCGTCACGGACCTCGACGCCTCGGTGACGAGCCTGGAGGCCAACGCCGGCGACCCGGCCGCCGACCTCCTGCCCAGCGGAGCCGTGACCCTGCGCAACGACGCCGGCGAACCCCGCTTCGTCGGAGCCGCCCCACCGGAGGGCCACGGACCGCACCGCTACTTCTTCATCGTCACCGCTCTGGCCGAACCGCTGGGCATCGACGAATCCGCAACACCGGCCTTCGCCGGTTTCAATATGTTCTTCAAGGGCATCGGCCGGGCGTGGCTGGAATGCACGTTCGAGGCCAAGTGA
- a CDS encoding lysophospholipid acyltransferase family protein, which produces MRADHGPGREADVDDHALVSFDPASVRSQNRAGTVAATAAYGLMRTATKIRVKGLGNLPPEGEGMIVAAYHANHLDPILVGLALKRNGRMPHFLAKSTLFTGILGMLLKRIGQIPVLRASAQAGDSLAYAKQALAKGETVVIYPEGTLTKDPDFWPQHFKTGTARLALETGAPIIPVAHWGLNEIYPRGTRSVCASGPSATTASSSSGPHSTTRTCGPTGMRSRPWGSSPTG; this is translated from the coding sequence ATGAGGGCCGACCACGGTCCCGGACGCGAAGCGGACGTGGACGATCACGCACTCGTCTCCTTCGACCCCGCCTCGGTGCGCTCGCAGAACCGGGCCGGCACCGTCGCAGCCACGGCCGCCTACGGCCTGATGCGCACGGCCACGAAGATCCGCGTGAAGGGCCTGGGCAACCTCCCGCCCGAGGGGGAGGGCATGATCGTCGCAGCGTACCATGCGAACCACCTCGACCCGATCCTCGTGGGCCTCGCGCTCAAACGCAACGGCCGAATGCCGCACTTCCTTGCGAAGTCGACCCTGTTCACGGGCATCCTCGGCATGCTTCTCAAACGCATCGGTCAGATCCCCGTCCTCCGTGCCTCGGCGCAGGCAGGCGACTCCTTGGCATATGCGAAGCAGGCCCTGGCTAAGGGCGAGACCGTCGTCATCTACCCCGAGGGCACGCTGACGAAGGATCCGGACTTCTGGCCCCAGCACTTCAAGACCGGCACCGCCCGCCTGGCGCTGGAGACCGGAGCGCCGATCATCCCCGTCGCCCACTGGGGGCTGAACGAGATCTACCCGCGCGGGACAAGAAGCGTCTGTGCTTCAGGCCCTTCAGCCACGACTGCGTCGTCGAGTTCGGGCCCGCACTCGACTACTCGGACCTGTGGCCCCACCGGAATGAGAAGTCGACCATGGGGGAGCTCTCCCACCGGCTGA
- a CDS encoding NAD(P)H-dependent glycerol-3-phosphate dehydrogenase, whose product MSVDKITVLGAGSWGTTYAAVIADAGFPVTLWARRPEVAAEINSTHTNERYLGERVLPEGLSATADDIAAVTDAEVIVLAVPAQTLRKNLTRWKPHLREGVKLVSLMKGIEVDTGKRMSEVIAEVAEVAESQIAVVSGPNLAREIADRQPTATVVASSDITTAEVVAEISANAYFRPYTNTDVVGVEIGGAIKNIIALSVGIADGQKLGDNSKASIITRGLAETSRLAAAMGAEAHTLSGLAGLGDLVATCASPLSRNRTFGRHLGEGMSLEDVIAHTSQTAEGVKSAPAVLALGRRNGVDLPITEAVCAVLGGKLQVDELAGLLLSRKRKHEGPPA is encoded by the coding sequence ATGAGCGTCGACAAGATCACCGTCCTCGGAGCCGGATCGTGGGGGACGACCTATGCCGCGGTCATCGCCGACGCCGGGTTCCCCGTCACCCTGTGGGCTCGCCGCCCCGAGGTCGCTGCAGAAATCAACTCCACGCACACCAACGAGCGCTATCTGGGCGAACGGGTTCTGCCCGAGGGGCTGAGCGCCACCGCTGACGACATCGCCGCCGTCACCGATGCCGAGGTCATCGTCCTCGCCGTCCCCGCCCAGACCCTGCGGAAGAACCTCACCCGCTGGAAGCCGCACCTGCGTGAGGGTGTGAAGCTCGTGAGCCTGATGAAGGGCATCGAGGTCGACACCGGCAAACGCATGTCCGAGGTCATCGCCGAGGTCGCCGAGGTCGCCGAATCCCAGATCGCCGTCGTCTCGGGTCCGAACCTCGCCCGTGAGATCGCCGACCGGCAGCCCACCGCCACCGTCGTCGCCTCGTCCGACATCACCACCGCCGAGGTGGTCGCGGAGATCAGCGCGAACGCGTACTTCCGGCCGTATACGAACACCGACGTCGTCGGCGTCGAGATCGGCGGTGCGATCAAGAACATCATCGCCCTGTCCGTGGGCATCGCCGACGGACAGAAGCTCGGCGACAACTCGAAGGCCTCGATCATCACCCGCGGTCTCGCCGAAACCTCTCGCCTGGCCGCGGCCATGGGCGCCGAGGCGCACACTCTGTCCGGGCTCGCCGGACTCGGCGACCTCGTGGCCACCTGCGCCTCGCCCCTGTCACGCAACCGCACCTTCGGGCGCCACCTCGGTGAGGGGATGAGCCTCGAGGACGTCATCGCCCACACTTCACAGACGGCCGAAGGCGTGAAATCCGCTCCCGCCGTCCTCGCCCTGGGTCGACGCAACGGCGTCGACCTGCCCATCACCGAGGCGGTCTGCGCGGTGCTGGGCGGAAAACTGCAGGTTGACGAACTCGCCGGATTGCTGTTGTCTCGGAAACGTAAGCACGAAGGACCACCCGCCTGA